Genomic window (Lutra lutra chromosome 6, mLutLut1.2, whole genome shotgun sequence):
cagtagttcatttttgcttttgtttcccttgcctccagagacacgtctagtaagaagttgctgtagccaaaGTCACAGAGGTTGTTGCCTGCTTTCTCTAGGACCTTGATGGATTTCCATCTCACATCTgacctttatccattttgagtttattttatttggtttgagGAAGtagcccagtttcattcttttgcttgtagctGTCCTGTtgtcccagaaccatttgttgaagagactgtgtttttttcccattggatattctttcctgcttcactGAAGATTAGAGTTGTGggtcactttgttctttttaatgttgTGTAGTACTTCACTACAGAAAGCTACCGCAATCtatacatctattttttttttaagattttctttatttacttgacacagagagagagagagagagagagagagcacaagcagggagagcggcaggcagagggagagggagaagcaggctgtccgcgctaagcagggagtccaatgaggagttcaatcccaggaccccaggaacatgaactgagctggaggcagatgcttcactgactgagccactcaggcccccctaCATATCTATTCTTgtatggacatttgggttgttcccagttTGGGTCTGTCAAGAATAACGCTGCTAGGAACATGTCATCTGGTAGAAATATGTACTGATTTCTCTTGAGAACAAACTTAGGAATGGAATTCCTGTGTCACACAGCAGACATGAGggaaaccatcttttttttttatgatttatttatttatttatttgacagagagaaagacacacagtgagagagggaacacaagcaggggaagcgggagaagaagaagcaggctccccactgagtagggagcccagatgcagggcttgatcccaggacctggggatcacaacctgagccaaaggcagatgcccaaccaactgagccacccaggtgcccaggggagCCATCTTTAGAAGGTATTGTCAAGCAGTTTTCTAAAGTAGGTGAGCTAGGTCATACTTCCGTCTATAAGATTTAAGAGTTCCGGTTGTTCCCTATCCTTGCCCACACTTGGCAATgtcagtcttttttgttttagtcATTCTGGTAGGTGCACAGCgctatcttattgtggttttaatgtgcgTTTCCCCCAGTGAGtaatgatttgcatttccctggtgactaaCAGTATGTTCTTTACTTAAAAAGGCCCAACAATAAACCCAAATATTGGCCGGGATGATCTTTGCCAAGGTGTGGatgtttactgtttttgttttgctgtgtcTTTTGCCTCGTGGTCTTTCTGTTTGTTAAGCTGTCTGccttttttaaacttgaaatgcTCGATTGTTAGAACTGTAGCAATAACCCAAAAAACTTCCACCTACTCGGTTTTACAAATGATGAGGTATAATGATCACAGTACAAGTCAAGTcactaagaaatatttatttagcacctgcTGTATACCCAGCACTGTGGGAGAGGCTGTGAGGGACACAGAGCAGTACAGGACTTGTTCCTGCCCTTCAGAGGCTTACAGTCTAGATGGAGACAGGAGAACCAGGACACATAAGGGGCTAGGAGGAAACAGTCCAGGCCAGGATGTTTGGGAGCTTAAGGTGTTTGGGGTCAGATTAAGTGCTTTGGggcctccaggggctcctggctctgtgccaggaaagACAACAGCTCACAGCTCCCAGGCCCATCTGAGCCCACTCAGCAAGCCCTATCCACAGCCTCTACCCCCACCGTCTTAAAACCTCTGACTCCTTGTTCAGCTGCTATTCAAAGTGCAATgaaatgggggaagagaggggggCAGTGGGAAAAGTCCTCAGGTGAGTTCCAGGGGCTGGGGTCACCCTTGCCTTCCTAGAAAATTCTGCTCCCCCCAACAACATGCCCCTGACCGAGAGATCCCCACTCAAGAAGGCCTGTCCGACCACCCCAGACCTCTGCCCCAGAAGGCAAGAGGAGGAGATGATCGCCACTTGAGCTGCCTGAGGTAGAACTAGGGACCCCCTACTTCTAGCATACCCCTTCTCTTCCCAATCCACTGAGCTGGGGGGATAGGCACCCCAGAGCTGCCACCCAGGGCTGAGAAGGTACTAGAGGGAAAGGGTATGGGGGGGGGCAAAGAGGGACCTGAAAGCCCAGCTGGAAAAGAGAGGCATCTAGGGCTTCTAGAAAAGTGCAAGGGAGGCCAAATGTTGAGACTGGCTCCCCTGTGGTGGCAGAGGGGGTAAGGGGAGGTGGGGTGGTTTGCTACAGGACCCTACCTTCTCCCAGGCCTTCACAGGACAGAGTGGGGCATCAAAGGCGAGGAGAGTGCCATGTCCCCAGCCATGTTCCAGGCTATGCCCACTTTAAGGTCACCCTGTCCTACCTTAGAGAAGGTGAGGGGACTTCAAAGTTTTGATGATGCTCCCATCCTGTGGAGCCCCCTTCAAAGTGCTATTTACTTCtcaaattataaagaattttataagGTTTGGGAATACAGGAAAGGGGTGGGATTTTATAACACCTATGAGGCGGTGAGCAGAGGCAGTGGGCTCCTCCAGAGAGCACCACCCAGCAGGGGAGGGTCAGGCCAGCCCCACCTGACCTCTGGGAGCACGGAAATGGGGAGGAAGACATCTTCATTCCCCATAAGATGAAGACATCTTAAATACCTAGCATTCTAATAAGCCTATCGTTCTGTTGTctaatggttttttaaataattctaaagGCCAAAGGCTGGGGAGGCGTTGGGGGATGGTGGTGGTAAGCAGGATATATACAAGGGGAGgagtttaaattaaaacacaaataataattaaGACGCACAAACTGAAGGGCTAAAGGCAAAAGGTGTAGAAGGGGAGGGTAGGGGGGCTATGGGGGGGTCGGGAATGGAACTCTCATATCTAGGAGCTTGAGGCTTCCAGTGAGCGGATTAGGGCTTCCTCTTGGAGAAGATCAGCCGGCGTTTGGAGTGATAGAAatctggaaagagaaaacagaaatcagcCAACCAGGAGGCAGAGGGCCCAGCTGAGCTATCCACCTAAAGCACACACAGAGGGGGCAGGGACCCCTCCCTAGGGCCAAAGGGACACATTGCCAAGTGCAGGGGAGGACTCTGGAAACTTCCACTCTGCCTCCCAGGAGAGCATTACAGGGAGCCTCCCACCACCCTTCACAGAAGTGGCCAACAATAACCAGACCTCCATGCGTGGACCTGCACCACTAAAGCAGCCAGCAGCCCTATAtagttaaatgaaatgaaataaaataaaatgagaaattcagtttctcagtcacaCCAGCCACATGTTAAATTCTCAGTGGCTATTTGTGCCCGCTGGCACTGGACATTTGCATCATCACAGAATTCCATTAAACAGCACTGCTCCAGAAATGCTGTTAGATAATCCATGGCAAGTCTTCTTTGCAGTGACTCAGCCACATAAATGTGAGCTAGTATTATTATGGTCCGTGTTCTTAGTTCTGATCCAGCTGCAAGTTTCCatgggattctttctttttttaagaaggctccacgcccagcatggagcccaacacagggcttgaactcatgacacggagatcaagacctgagccgagaccaagagtcaaatgctttaccagctgagccacccaggtgccatgggattcttgacttctcctctccgagcctgtttcctcatgtaTAATATGAAGCTGACATTGGTGAGTGCTCTAAGGACCGAATGAAATGCTCTAATGGCTTTGGTCTGGGCCCTGCCATAAGAAGTGCCTCAAAGGTCAGCAttgctcattcatttttttttttaatcaagcacctactatatgccagacgcTGTCCTAGGTGCTGGAGATTCAGCAACAAACAAGAGAGATGCAGATCTCTTTCTCATGGAGATAATACGCTCATGAGAGAGATGGACAACACCCAGATAAGGCAGTAGCTGTTGAGAGTAAAAGCAGACAAATGAACAAGatgccaaagagaaaaaaaactaggCTGGGAAGGCAGATGgcaagtgtgtgtgtgatggggacGGTGAGTTAGGTTTGGATAGAGTAGCCAGGAGACTGCTCTCATTAGTTTTCTCTACACTGTAAATTTGCTGTGGGACCTTAGGCAAACGACTCCACCACTCCACCACTCAGAGCCTTATTTCCTCTCCTATAAAAGAGTGGCAAGAATGCCATATGGTATAGGCctgctatgaggattaaatgaaaccCACCTTAGAAACCACcttaggggcaccggggtggctcagtcagtcacacgtctgcctttggctcaggtcatgatcccagggtcctgggattgagccccatgttgggctctctgctcagtggggagtctgtttctccctctccctgtgcccctccccctgctcatgctttctctctctttctctctttctctctctctctctggtaaataaataaataaatctaaagaaagaaagaatgaacgaaAGAAAGACTATTTTATAAGGGAACTGGCATATATTAAATGTtcccaataaatgttagctagcTGGTCTTGGCTGCaaacctgctgtgtgacctcaggcaagttgcctcccctctctgggcctgtttccctTTTGGCCCAGTGAGCAAGCTGGACCAGACAGGCCAGCCCCCTGCACCATAAACTCTGAGAGGCCCCCTCAGTGTCCTTCCCTGCACCCATCCTCACCTGTCAAGCTGGTCTGCCGCCGTTTCCGGCCCTGAGAGgtgccaggcgcccctggggatCCCTCTGGCCGCTCAGGGGAGTGAGGCATGAGGGTGCAGGAGAGCGACAGGTCCAGATGGTCCTCCTGAGCAGTCCCCTGCAGCAGGCCAGACGAAGGGCTGGGCCGCTTGCCCCCTCCCAGGTCATCCCGGCCCCCCCGGGACCCCGTAGGCAGGTAGAGCTTGGGCAGGCCCAGGCCCCACACACGCTCCCAGGCAAAGTCGCCCTCCAGTGGCGTCTCAGTGATGAAGTCGAAGTTCCATCGCTCCCGGGCCTCCTGCACGCAGCCGGCCATCAGCGCGTCACAGTCTCGCCGCAGCTGCTCACTGTCCACTGGGCCGAAGAGCCGGCGGCAAGCTGTGCTGCCCCGAGGGATCTGCCGGTCCTCCCTGGATGGCTCCTCCATGTCACCTGTGGCTGAGACACAAGGCCCCAGTCACTCGGGAGGTCACGCCCTATCTTACCAGGTCATGCTCTGCTATGCAAGCTCGCAGGACACCTTCCTATGAGAACATGAGGTCTCTCTGGCTCCTTCCAGTTGATTTGTTACCATCTCCTTCCCAGAggccgcccccagcccccagtcaACAGCTACTGGGTGGGGACAGAACTCAGCCATCCTGGCACCGCAAGATCACTGGGGGAGTGGGCAGCTGAAGGACAAGTTATGTCAACAAAGACAAGTTTATTGCAATAGCAGGGATCAGAGTCCTGTTTACTACCAGGTATTATCAGCTAAAATCAATTTGTTGCCCCCTGAGGTGTCCCTCAGGGCGTGAATGCCCCAAGTACGTGTGAATTGCCAGAGTCCAGCAGCTTCCCAACCCCAGCACTGGGCAAAAGGTCAGGTCCCAAGGGAAAGGACAGGCTGACAGTTCCTCTGGGCTCCTGAATCCCTCCACCCAGATGTCCATGTGGCATAACTGTTCTGAAATTCAAAAGTACCCTGGTCTttgggataaaaacaaaaacaaaaaacaaaacaaaacaaaaaaagcacctAGTGGTCCTAGCTCTGCTGCTTTCTACGTAAACTTTAAAGaatcccttaaaattttttaaaaattaaaaaaattaaaagtcacttAATGTCTCTGGGCCCCaggtttctcatctataaaaagggACTGTAGAAGCACACTCAAGCAATCGGTCAGGGAGTCCCTTCAGGCAAGGCAATAGAACAGAGGTGAGAGGCTGTATTTTGTGGTTAAGAGCCAGGGCTCTGGATCAGGATGGCCTCGGTTGGAATCTAGGCTCTGCTGGGTAACCCTGGACAAGTAGCTTGACTTCTCTGGGCTCTATTtgcctcgtctgtaaaatggagacagtaaCTGCATGTCTCAGAGGACAGACGTGAGGATTAACTTCAGTTACTGtaggtatcatgcttagagaaGCACCTGGATGTGGAAGGGCTTGGAAAACAGAAGTGTTActatttctttctgtgttcaGTTCTTCCCGAGCCTTTTCTACGTCGCTCCCCCCTGGCCACCAGCTCCTTCAGACACCAGCTGACAGGTGCTATGTGCTGAAGGCCTTTCCCAAGGATGTCCTCAGGCAGGAggcctgggggtgaggaggggcagggctggacAGGGCTGGGTGAGGATTTCTCCCAGGCTGAGCCACATCCTGCCAGGCACATTGGGTGATCTGTAGTCTAGACAGCCTGGAAGCCCCTGCCCCACGTTTGCTATGTCCCAGGAACCCGTTTTGCAGGCAAAGAAAATTAGAGGTGGCCGGTCTACTGGGTTCCTCCCTTCCCActtcagaagagggaaaagcGAGGGTGAGTGTGCTCATGACGAGGCGCCGGCCCCCACCTGCCCTGCTCTGGCCAGACGCCAGGGCTGAGCGGCTGGGCAACCTTGGCAGGGACTGGGTCTTCCTGAGGACAAGT
Coding sequences:
- the CDKN1A gene encoding cyclin-dependent kinase inhibitor 1 — protein: MEEPSREDRQIPRGSTACRRLFGPVDSEQLRRDCDALMAGCVQEARERWNFDFITETPLEGDFAWERVWGLGLPKLYLPTGSRGGRDDLGGGKRPSPSSGLLQGTAQEDHLDLSLSCTLMPHSPERPEGSPGAPGTSQGRKRRQTSLTDFYHSKRRLIFSKRKP